In Planctomycetia bacterium, one DNA window encodes the following:
- the mutY gene encoding A/G-specific adenine glycosylase, whose amino-acid sequence MLAWYDRHRRDLPWRRTRDPYAVWLSEIMLQQTQVATAIPYYERFLRRFPIVRALAKAPIGEVLKLWAGLGYYSRARNLHRAAKIVANDLNGEFPRTVDGLRALPGIGRYTAGAIASIAFGARAAVVDGNVTRVLARLFDLSSDVRERHTQDRIWNLATSLLPARRCGDFNQALMELGATVCTPAATAQCGECPVARWCMARRAGTVADRPVKGGRAKVKHETHVVAAIRRGERYLFVRRPQEGLWGGLWELPSAVASGRSIESALRSLTREAMAARSRAQRFCDFEHVLSHRRIRMIGYEFAAPAGAGRERGGACRWVALRDARALGLSRAMQRVVESLEEHGRQRPRPCRPKLKPP is encoded by the coding sequence ATGCTCGCTTGGTATGACCGGCACCGGCGGGACCTCCCCTGGCGGAGGACGCGCGATCCGTACGCCGTCTGGTTGAGCGAGATCATGCTCCAGCAGACGCAGGTCGCGACGGCGATTCCCTATTACGAGCGTTTCCTTCGGCGATTTCCGATCGTGCGTGCACTGGCGAAAGCGCCGATTGGGGAGGTGCTCAAGCTCTGGGCCGGTCTGGGTTATTACTCCCGGGCGCGGAACCTGCATCGGGCGGCGAAGATTGTGGCGAATGACTTGAACGGCGAGTTTCCCCGGACCGTGGACGGCCTCCGCGCGTTGCCGGGAATCGGTCGCTACACGGCCGGGGCGATCGCGTCGATTGCATTCGGCGCGCGGGCGGCGGTCGTGGATGGCAACGTGACGCGTGTGCTGGCGAGGCTGTTCGATCTCTCGTCGGATGTCAGGGAGCGACACACCCAGGATCGGATCTGGAATCTCGCGACGTCGTTGCTGCCGGCTCGGCGGTGCGGGGATTTCAACCAGGCGTTGATGGAACTGGGGGCGACGGTCTGCACGCCTGCGGCGACGGCGCAATGCGGCGAATGCCCGGTGGCGCGATGGTGCATGGCGCGGCGAGCGGGGACCGTCGCGGATCGGCCGGTCAAGGGCGGACGCGCGAAAGTGAAGCACGAGACGCATGTCGTCGCCGCGATTCGGCGGGGCGAGCGTTACCTGTTCGTGCGAAGGCCGCAGGAGGGACTTTGGGGCGGGCTTTGGGAGCTGCCCAGCGCCGTGGCGAGTGGGCGGTCCATCGAATCCGCGTTGCGGTCGCTGACCCGGGAAGCGATGGCGGCGCGGTCGCGCGCGCAGAGATTCTGCGATTTTGAACACGTGCTTTCACACCGGCGTATTCGGATGATCGGCTACGAATTCGCTGCGCCGGCGGGTGCGGGGCGTGAGCGAGGTGGCGCGTGCCGATGGGTGGCGCTGCGTGACGCACGGGCACTGGGATTGTCGCGTGCCATGCAACGAGTGGTCGAATCGCTCGAGGAACATGGCCGCCAAAGGCCGCGGCCATGCCGCCCAAAGTTGAAGCCGCCATGA
- the murJ gene encoding murein biosynthesis integral membrane protein MurJ — translation MSTENRYLGSAKLIAACTLLSRVTGLARDIIVNRAFGQSWVQDAFNYGFLVPNLFRRLFGEGALSAVFVPVFTETLDQRGRPAAWLLLGRVAGLMTLALTVLTVLLEIVALAVWQFAPGGPMRALQAGLTAVMLPFMISVCLLALFASILNCIQHFTVPALLPIVLNLFMIAGVEAIGPLMGEAPEQRVYGVAISVLLAAVVQLAIIFPVLRRLGVTWRFSLDTHDPELRRILRSFVPIVLGQGVLLLSVFLDAQICTFLTRGPATPDSFSFLGRTIAYPLTDGALSAINNAQRLYQFPLGVLAISLATAAFPMFSLYASRQDYPGLRATLGQSMRVAIFEGLPCGVALFILAEPIIRLLFQYGRYDAEATARAAYALKWYALGMPAYCCQHIVLRGFYSLRDTLTPMWISCALVTVNLVLVLSLLWHPGIREAAFGLGTAVSATLHVAVSVWLLRRKMQGRIGARILMASTLRTALAAGLAGVAAWAVNRWTGSVDLSGMGRLVSRGVQVFVPLGAAVAAYLLAAALLRMEELRLLLPRRRSPA, via the coding sequence ATGTCGACGGAGAATCGATACCTCGGGTCGGCCAAGCTCATCGCCGCGTGCACGCTGCTCTCGCGTGTCACTGGTCTGGCACGCGATATCATCGTCAATCGCGCCTTCGGGCAGAGCTGGGTTCAGGATGCGTTCAACTACGGCTTTCTCGTGCCCAACTTGTTTCGCCGGCTCTTCGGCGAGGGCGCGCTCTCGGCCGTCTTCGTGCCGGTCTTTACCGAGACGCTGGACCAGCGCGGGCGCCCGGCGGCGTGGCTGCTGCTGGGGCGCGTCGCCGGGTTGATGACGCTCGCGCTCACCGTGTTGACCGTCTTGCTGGAGATCGTGGCGCTGGCGGTCTGGCAGTTCGCGCCTGGCGGGCCGATGCGCGCGCTGCAAGCCGGGCTGACGGCCGTCATGCTGCCGTTCATGATCAGCGTCTGCCTGCTGGCGCTCTTCGCGAGCATCCTGAACTGCATTCAGCATTTCACCGTCCCCGCGCTGCTGCCGATCGTGCTGAACCTTTTCATGATCGCCGGCGTGGAGGCGATCGGCCCGCTGATGGGCGAAGCGCCGGAGCAGCGCGTCTATGGCGTGGCCATCTCCGTGCTGCTGGCGGCTGTTGTGCAACTGGCGATCATTTTTCCCGTGCTGCGGCGGCTGGGCGTGACGTGGCGTTTCTCGCTGGATACGCACGATCCGGAACTGCGCCGCATCCTGCGCAGCTTCGTGCCGATTGTTCTGGGGCAGGGCGTCTTGCTGCTTAGCGTTTTCCTCGATGCGCAAATCTGTACGTTTCTGACGCGCGGGCCGGCCACGCCCGATTCGTTCTCCTTTCTCGGCCGCACGATTGCCTATCCGCTGACGGACGGCGCGCTGTCGGCCATCAACAATGCCCAGCGGTTGTATCAGTTCCCGCTCGGCGTGCTGGCGATCTCGCTGGCGACGGCCGCGTTTCCGATGTTCAGCCTGTACGCGAGCCGGCAGGACTATCCCGGTCTCCGCGCGACGCTCGGCCAGTCGATGCGCGTCGCCATCTTCGAGGGGCTGCCCTGCGGCGTGGCGCTGTTCATCCTCGCCGAGCCGATCATTCGATTGCTCTTTCAATATGGCCGCTACGACGCCGAGGCGACGGCCCGCGCGGCCTACGCGCTCAAGTGGTACGCCCTGGGCATGCCGGCGTATTGCTGCCAGCACATTGTCCTGCGCGGGTTTTACAGCCTGCGCGACACGCTGACGCCGATGTGGATCAGTTGTGCCCTGGTGACCGTCAACCTCGTGCTGGTGCTGTCACTTTTGTGGCATCCCGGCATTCGTGAGGCGGCGTTCGGCCTCGGCACGGCGGTCTCGGCCACGCTTCACGTCGCGGTGTCGGTCTGGCTGCTGCGGCGGAAGATGCAGGGCCGAATCGGCGCGCGAATTCTCATGGCATCGACCCTGCGGACGGCGCTGGCGGCGGGGCTGGCGGGAGTAGCCGCCTGGGCGGTCAATCGCTGGACGGGAAGCGTCGATCTGTCGGGCATGGGGCGATTGGTTTCGCGCGGGGTGCAGGTGTTCGTTCCGCTGGGTGCGGCGGTCGCCGCGTACCTGCTGGCGGCGGCGCTGCTTCGCATGGAAGAACTTCGTCTGCTCCTGCCACGCCGACGAAGCCCCGCATGA
- a CDS encoding PilT/PilU family type 4a pilus ATPase — protein sequence MELAQLLKFAIDNKSSDLHLQAGSAPMMRINGIARFVQGATLTDAQVRNLLMEILPPSRKADLDRDLIQGIDFSYSHADLGRFRCSAFQHLNGCGVVLRVIQGKIPSFEDLMLPPVIHDIARSQRGLTLLTGTTGSGKSTTLASMIDLINETYRCKIVTIEDPIEYVHTNKKAMVSQIELGTDTPSFDQALRQALRQDPDVILVGELRDVETLKIALRAADTGHQVFSTLHSSNAAQTIERIIAMFPADEHSILLSQLATNVEAIISQRLVTTTAGGRRPAVEVLRGSAVTEKFIFERRLGELLTYIETGESGMQSFDQHLLKMYQEKAISGTEAMRWATNPEMMGMALRGIRRIGSGGEVVMLEKA from the coding sequence GTGGAACTTGCCCAGCTCTTGAAATTCGCGATCGACAACAAATCCTCGGACCTGCACCTTCAGGCCGGCTCGGCGCCGATGATGCGCATCAACGGCATCGCCCGCTTTGTGCAAGGCGCGACGTTGACCGACGCGCAGGTGCGCAACTTGTTGATGGAGATTTTGCCGCCCTCGCGGAAGGCCGATCTGGATCGTGACTTGATTCAGGGGATCGATTTCTCGTATTCACATGCCGATCTGGGCCGCTTCCGGTGCAGCGCCTTTCAGCATCTCAACGGCTGCGGCGTGGTCCTGCGCGTCATTCAGGGAAAGATTCCATCGTTCGAGGACTTGATGCTGCCGCCGGTCATTCACGACATCGCCCGTTCCCAGCGCGGACTCACGCTGCTCACCGGCACGACCGGCAGCGGCAAGAGCACCACGCTCGCCAGCATGATCGATCTGATCAACGAAACCTACCGCTGCAAAATCGTCACGATTGAAGATCCGATCGAATACGTGCACACCAACAAAAAGGCGATGGTCTCGCAGATCGAGCTGGGCACGGATACGCCGTCGTTCGACCAGGCGCTGCGTCAGGCCCTGCGGCAGGATCCGGACGTGATCCTCGTCGGCGAGTTGCGCGACGTGGAGACGCTGAAGATCGCGCTGCGCGCGGCCGACACGGGTCACCAGGTCTTCTCGACGCTGCACAGCTCCAATGCGGCGCAGACGATCGAGCGCATCATCGCCATGTTCCCCGCCGACGAGCATTCGATTCTGCTCTCGCAACTGGCGACGAACGTGGAGGCGATCATCTCGCAGCGGCTGGTGACGACGACGGCGGGCGGTCGGCGTCCGGCGGTGGAAGTGCTTCGCGGCAGCGCGGTGACGGAGAAGTTCATTTTCGAACGGCGGCTGGGGGAACTGCTGACGTACATCGAAACGGGCGAGTCGGGCATGCAGAGCTTCGACCAGCACCTGCTGAAGATGTACCAGGAGAAAGCCATCAGCGGCACCGAGGCGATGCGCTGGGCGACGAACCCCGAGATGATGGGCATGGCCCTGCGCGGCATCCGGCGCATCGGCAGCGGCGGTGAAGTGGTCATGCTCGAAAAAGCCTAG